In Thiospirochaeta perfilievii, a single window of DNA contains:
- a CDS encoding HD domain-containing phosphohydrolase: MNFKIYVEQGLEESITSIADYNYTSMSTRHYIPLIENHIASKISQNFLFFVTPYMVERLHIFMSKHGESKYQFVLLGSLSELEGDDIPLSNILGVKKKSITKDDLKWFLLKFDNCLKVAKNLSRFSTLEEKDFLSDQQELISIGQMLAVERNRDKLIKKILLTSLKITGADAGSVFLVVDMDDGNRGLLFKYSYTYSRHIDFKEFVMPLNERSISGFCAINDEVVNIPDVYNIDKNATFSFNRSIDEKYDYISRSMLVIPMKNHLGEMLGVIQLINSKENFENVNLFDETESHKILLETKEDFYTKIFPFAERYEDVMLSVAGQASVALDNIKMIKQLEDQFEGLVRASVDAIDSKDPVTRGHSDRVAKMSVEFLNIINDVDYGVYKDHYFNKYEIKQIEYAALLHDYGKVYINNDIFLKAKKLFPKDFKILMLRLDLIIQSLDSLDFENIKKVKDIRTLVKNLNEPRVFNENPMEIIEGILKYQNEIKVYDGDNNIIPILTDEEVVNLEIVRGTLNSEERREIESHVTYSYNFLQSIPWPKELSRIPEIAGGHHEMLDGSGYPMGLKDNELSIESRILAILDIFDALSASDRPYKKAVPFDKVKSIIIEEAEKGRLDSNLVELFFKYKIYDDLYYLDVDSLKV; the protein is encoded by the coding sequence ATGAATTTCAAAATATATGTAGAACAAGGATTAGAGGAGAGTATAACATCTATAGCCGATTATAATTATACTTCTATGTCTACTAGGCACTATATCCCCTTAATAGAAAACCATATAGCTAGCAAGATATCACAAAACTTTTTATTCTTTGTAACACCATATATGGTGGAACGTTTACATATTTTTATGTCTAAACATGGTGAATCAAAATATCAGTTTGTTCTTTTAGGCTCTCTTTCTGAATTAGAAGGTGACGATATCCCATTAAGTAATATTTTAGGGGTTAAAAAAAAGAGTATTACTAAGGATGATTTAAAATGGTTTTTACTTAAGTTTGATAATTGTTTAAAAGTGGCTAAAAACCTATCTAGATTTTCTACTCTAGAAGAGAAGGATTTCCTCTCGGATCAACAGGAGTTAATATCTATTGGTCAAATGTTAGCAGTTGAGAGGAATAGAGATAAACTTATAAAAAAAATTTTACTAACTTCTTTAAAAATTACAGGGGCCGATGCAGGAAGTGTCTTTTTAGTAGTCGATATGGATGATGGAAATAGGGGGTTATTATTTAAATACTCCTATACTTATAGCCGGCATATTGATTTTAAAGAGTTTGTTATGCCATTAAACGAGAGATCAATATCTGGTTTCTGTGCTATAAATGATGAAGTTGTTAATATTCCTGATGTTTATAATATCGATAAAAACGCTACATTTTCCTTTAATAGAAGTATTGATGAAAAATATGACTACATTTCCCGGAGTATGTTAGTAATACCTATGAAAAATCATTTAGGTGAAATGTTAGGTGTAATACAATTAATAAATAGTAAGGAAAACTTTGAGAATGTTAATTTATTTGATGAAACAGAGAGCCACAAGATTCTCTTAGAAACCAAGGAGGATTTTTATACTAAGATTTTCCCATTTGCAGAGAGATATGAAGATGTAATGCTCTCGGTTGCAGGGCAGGCATCTGTAGCCCTAGACAATATAAAAATGATAAAGCAGCTAGAGGATCAGTTTGAAGGGTTAGTCCGTGCCTCTGTTGATGCTATTGATTCTAAGGATCCTGTTACAAGGGGTCACTCTGATAGGGTGGCAAAAATGAGTGTTGAGTTTTTAAATATTATAAATGATGTGGATTATGGGGTATATAAGGATCACTATTTTAATAAATATGAGATAAAACAGATAGAATACGCTGCACTACTCCACGATTATGGAAAGGTCTATATTAATAATGATATCTTCTTAAAGGCTAAAAAACTATTTCCCAAGGATTTTAAGATTTTAATGTTACGATTAGATTTAATTATTCAATCATTAGATAGTTTAGACTTTGAGAATATAAAGAAAGTTAAGGATATTAGGACATTAGTTAAAAACTTAAATGAACCTAGAGTGTTTAATGAAAATCCTATGGAGATAATTGAGGGTATATTAAAATATCAGAATGAAATTAAGGTTTATGATGGTGATAATAACATAATTCCTATTTTAACAGATGAAGAGGTTGTTAATCTTGAAATTGTTAGAGGGACTCTTAATAGTGAGGAGAGAAGGGAGATTGAATCCCATGTAACCTATTCCTACAACTTTCTACAGTCAATCCCTTGGCCTAAGGAGCTGAGTCGAATCCCTGAAATTGCTGGAGGACACCATGAAATGCTTGATGGGTCAGGCTATCCTATGGGGTTAAAGGATAATGAGTTATCTATAGAGTCTAGAATCCTTGCTATACTAGATATCTTTGATGCCCTATCTGCTTCTGATAGACCATACAAAAAAGCAGTCCCCTTTGATAAGGTTAAATCAATAATAATTGAAGAGGCAGAAAAGGGAAGGCTTGATAGTAATTTAGTAGAGCTATTTTTTAAGTATAAAATATATGATGACCTATACTATTTAGATGTAGACTCGTTAAAAGTGTAG
- a CDS encoding flagellar biosynthesis anti-sigma factor FlgM — translation MTINKIGPSDPVNNINKKNKVQETQQKSSPDSIKVSKSAMSKSELIKASTIAKNAPDIRANRVAEVKAKLEDPNYINDKVINSVADKIMEDFGL, via the coding sequence ATGACAATAAACAAAATTGGACCTTCAGATCCAGTAAATAACATAAACAAAAAAAACAAGGTTCAAGAAACACAACAAAAGAGTAGTCCAGACTCCATTAAGGTATCAAAATCTGCTATGAGCAAGTCAGAACTTATAAAGGCTTCTACAATTGCTAAAAATGCACCGGATATTAGAGCTAATAGGGTAGCTGAAGTTAAAGCTAAATTAGAAGATCCAAACTATATAAATGATAAAGTAATTAATAGTGTTGCTGATAAAATCATGGAAGATTTTGGCTTATAA
- the rsmI gene encoding 16S rRNA (cytidine(1402)-2'-O)-methyltransferase encodes MSTLYMVATPIGNLEDITYRAVEVLKNVDIIACEDTRQSMKLLNHYGIKKHLISVRARNEKNSAPGVVKLLDEGKDIAYISDAGTPVLSDPGSILIQAVRKSEHNITPIPGPNAFGALVSVSGFVGKTVTFEGFLPQKSGKRKKRLDELLSREESFIIYESPYRIVKLLGELAEINSERHLLLGREITKNFEEFIQGTSAEVLENMSTRTTIKGEFAILVAGKE; translated from the coding sequence ATGTCAACATTATATATGGTAGCAACACCAATTGGAAATTTAGAAGATATAACTTATAGAGCAGTAGAAGTATTAAAAAACGTGGATATTATTGCGTGTGAAGATACTAGACAATCAATGAAACTCCTTAACCATTATGGTATAAAAAAGCACTTAATAAGTGTTAGAGCAAGAAACGAGAAAAATTCAGCTCCAGGAGTAGTAAAACTTTTAGATGAGGGAAAGGATATTGCATATATTTCTGATGCAGGAACACCGGTGTTAAGTGATCCAGGCTCTATACTTATACAGGCTGTTAGAAAATCTGAACACAACATTACACCAATTCCTGGTCCTAATGCATTTGGAGCCCTAGTAAGTGTATCCGGTTTTGTTGGAAAGACTGTAACATTTGAAGGATTTCTTCCTCAAAAATCAGGTAAACGTAAAAAAAGATTAGATGAACTACTATCTAGGGAAGAGTCATTTATAATTTACGAATCTCCATATAGGATAGTTAAGCTTTTAGGGGAACTTGCCGAAATTAATTCTGAAAGACATCTACTACTTGGAAGAGAGATAACCAAAAATTTTGAGGAATTTATTCAAGGAACTAGTGCCGAAGTATTGGAAAATATGTCAACAAGGACTACAATTAAAGGTGAGTTTGCAATTCTTGTTGCAGGAAAAGAATAA
- a CDS encoding HDOD domain-containing protein: MISEAQKEKIFSALTKSIPITITTHKVSRDTELRIEAILELILSEFGLIEVHDKISYCLKEIITNAKKANTKRIYFEKNGLRMDSPEDYKRGMTSFKEDTLSNIDYYLKLQEEAGLYVKISFHAQGSVLMLTVRNNSEISQKELSRVYDRMARARTYHSMEEAFSEILDDSEGAGLGIVIMVLMLKKIGLTEEAFEISVNDGVTSAALTLKMADVRAEGIELLIDEIVNGIDSIPQFPENIRRIQDLINDKDSSMTDIAKQISIDPAMTADVLKIVNSSQFMLPNKVENLLSAVSLIGMKGLRDLILRYGAQKTLKFEGSRKLWEHSHFVAFSAYSLARARRLSKDIAEDAFMGGILHDIGKAVFANISAGLMTRFEKIAKSKSLPTKIIEDLFAGYNHAEIGARIAEKWNFPDSLVSCIRYHHDPLKCKKGDKGYVFAVYLANIFAGYLSGDIIFEQIDPTVLTFFHINDEDELKVIISELEGKFEREKSTF; encoded by the coding sequence ATGATATCAGAGGCTCAGAAGGAAAAAATATTTTCCGCATTAACAAAATCAATACCTATAACAATAACTACTCATAAAGTATCTAGAGATACTGAGTTAAGAATAGAGGCTATATTAGAGTTAATATTAAGTGAGTTTGGCTTAATTGAAGTTCATGACAAGATATCCTACTGTCTTAAAGAGATTATCACTAATGCAAAAAAAGCTAACACTAAACGAATCTATTTTGAAAAAAATGGTCTAAGAATGGACTCTCCAGAGGATTATAAAAGAGGTATGACATCTTTTAAAGAGGATACCCTGTCTAATATTGATTATTATCTTAAACTGCAAGAAGAGGCGGGGTTATATGTAAAGATATCCTTTCATGCCCAGGGTAGTGTTTTAATGTTAACTGTTAGAAATAATTCTGAGATATCACAAAAAGAGCTTTCTAGGGTCTATGATAGAATGGCTAGAGCTAGAACTTATCACTCTATGGAAGAAGCTTTTTCTGAAATTCTAGATGACTCTGAGGGTGCTGGTCTTGGTATAGTAATTATGGTTTTAATGTTAAAAAAGATTGGTTTAACAGAAGAGGCTTTTGAGATATCAGTAAATGATGGTGTTACATCCGCAGCGTTGACCCTAAAAATGGCAGATGTTAGAGCTGAAGGTATTGAATTATTAATAGATGAAATAGTTAATGGAATTGATAGTATACCTCAATTCCCTGAGAATATTAGAAGGATTCAGGATTTAATTAATGATAAAGACTCTTCTATGACTGATATTGCTAAACAGATTAGTATCGACCCTGCTATGACAGCAGACGTATTAAAAATTGTAAATTCCTCCCAATTTATGCTTCCAAATAAGGTTGAGAATTTATTAAGTGCTGTCTCTTTAATTGGTATGAAGGGGTTAAGAGACTTAATATTAAGATATGGAGCACAAAAAACACTTAAATTTGAGGGTAGTCGTAAACTTTGGGAACACTCCCACTTTGTAGCTTTCTCTGCCTACTCATTAGCTAGAGCTAGAAGGTTATCTAAAGATATTGCAGAAGATGCATTTATGGGTGGTATTTTACACGATATAGGTAAAGCTGTTTTTGCAAATATAAGTGCAGGTTTAATGACACGTTTTGAAAAAATTGCTAAAAGTAAATCCCTACCTACTAAAATAATTGAGGACCTGTTCGCAGGCTATAATCATGCTGAGATTGGAGCTAGAATTGCAGAGAAATGGAATTTCCCTGACTCTCTAGTTAGCTGTATTCGTTATCACCATGACCCACTAAAGTGTAAGAAAGGGGATAAAGGGTATGTTTTTGCTGTATATTTAGCAAATATTTTTGCAGGTTATCTTTCAGGTGATATTATTTTTGAGCAGATAGACCCTACAGTTTTAACGTTTTTTCATATTAATGATGAGGATGAACTTAAGGTTATTATTTCTGAACTTGAAGGTAAATTTGAAAGAGAGAAATCAACCTTTTAA
- a CDS encoding Nif3-like dinuclear metal center hexameric protein, protein MKLHELNKLIFDKLNLQQFAPSDSSLNGVQVGDLNQDVSKVALLVDASLEGFKQAKKQGADVIFVHHGLFWGRPLAITGSHYKRVEFLIKNNISLIACHLPLDAHPILGNNAGIADKLGLVDLEPFGKYKSNNIGIKGRLPEKNSIDEIKKLLLGDNEPAFIVPGGKNSVSSVAIVSGGSPFSVLEAIDQGIDLFITGDRSHEVYHTCLEEGINMISAGHYATEVFGVQLVGNWLKTEFNLETIFIDIPTGA, encoded by the coding sequence ATGAAATTACACGAATTGAATAAATTGATATTTGACAAGCTTAATTTGCAACAGTTTGCCCCATCAGACTCATCTTTAAATGGAGTTCAAGTAGGAGACTTAAATCAGGATGTTTCAAAAGTAGCACTTTTAGTAGACGCTTCTTTAGAGGGCTTTAAGCAGGCAAAAAAACAGGGTGCAGATGTTATATTTGTACATCATGGACTTTTTTGGGGTCGGCCATTAGCCATTACAGGTTCCCACTATAAAAGAGTAGAGTTCCTAATAAAAAATAACATATCTCTAATTGCATGCCACCTCCCCTTAGATGCGCATCCAATACTAGGAAATAACGCTGGTATTGCAGATAAGTTAGGGTTAGTAGATTTAGAACCCTTTGGTAAATACAAGTCAAACAACATTGGAATTAAAGGCAGACTCCCTGAAAAAAACAGTATAGACGAAATTAAAAAGTTACTATTAGGAGATAATGAGCCAGCTTTTATAGTCCCAGGAGGTAAAAACTCAGTTTCTTCAGTAGCTATTGTTTCAGGAGGCTCCCCCTTCTCTGTTTTAGAAGCAATAGATCAAGGTATTGATCTTTTTATTACAGGGGATAGAAGTCACGAGGTATATCACACTTGCCTTGAAGAAGGGATAAATATGATATCAGCAGGGCACTATGCCACTGAGGTTTTTGGTGTACAGCTAGTAGGAAACTGGTTAAAAACTGAGTTTAA
- a CDS encoding TrmH family RNA methyltransferase — protein MITLRKLRSLKESTRLRKYLIILEEIENILKRGSKLSDSYYNSILLEIGNEVNLSQRAKELAFGQINQRSINSLKHLIMANLNIEPSEWDFTAPVDNFISKKIKLGINLYLDDIRSPFNLGSIFRTSECFGVSKILISQDSTKPNHNRAKRTAMGCIDRIDWEITDLDSIKGPFFALELGGTPIDEFDFPDNATVFIGSEELGVSPEALKLADSSLGRVTIPLHGGKSSLNVANATAILLHRWSEKLLKG, from the coding sequence TTGATTACATTAAGAAAATTACGAAGCCTAAAAGAGAGCACAAGACTAAGAAAATATTTAATAATCCTCGAAGAAATTGAAAATATTCTAAAGAGAGGATCAAAATTAAGTGATAGTTATTATAATAGTATTCTATTAGAGATAGGCAATGAAGTTAATCTATCACAAAGGGCAAAAGAGCTAGCATTTGGACAAATTAATCAACGAAGTATAAATAGTTTAAAACATTTAATAATGGCTAACTTAAATATTGAGCCTAGTGAGTGGGATTTTACAGCACCTGTAGATAACTTTATTTCAAAAAAAATAAAATTAGGAATTAACTTATATCTAGATGATATAAGATCTCCATTTAACTTAGGATCTATTTTTAGAACTAGTGAGTGTTTTGGAGTATCAAAGATACTTATTTCCCAGGACTCTACAAAACCTAATCATAACAGAGCAAAACGAACAGCAATGGGCTGTATAGATAGGATAGATTGGGAAATTACTGACTTAGACTCTATAAAAGGGCCGTTTTTTGCACTGGAACTTGGAGGAACACCTATTGATGAGTTTGACTTCCCAGATAATGCAACTGTTTTTATAGGTAGTGAAGAGCTAGGTGTATCGCCAGAAGCTCTAAAGCTTGCAGATAGTAGTTTAGGACGAGTAACAATCCCTCTACATGGAGGAAAAAGCTCATTAAATGTAGCAAATGCAACAGCAATACTTCTACATAGATGGAGTGAAAAACTATTAAAAGGTTGA
- a CDS encoding peptidase U32 family protein — protein MNNKNPEILAPGGDFNSALHAFESGADAVYLGLQSYSARKRAKNFTLDDLRRLKTFCFENNKKIYVALNTLLKDDEIENIYPLLKQLEEIEVDAVIVQDLGLAYIIKENTNLVLHGSTQLAAHNIDGVIALKNMGFSRVVLSRELSLNEIDKIKKTIPEMELEVFIHGALCYGFSGLCLASSKLIGRSANRGECGQICRTWFNNSGKKEYCFSMNDLSLKENIIKLKEIGVESLKIEGRMKGPNYAASTSELYYKILNNKKYNEVLKRTEIDFNRSGQDIYLTNRERSGRINVQYPGHLGRVIGEIRESKNNTISVETDENIENRDGLMILSNIRGEEPYKFSANILEKTKGKYILKTPLPKNSQKTLYKISNHDKHLKEEKSTKFKPWKKDIELQITVKKESIIIIAAGSKFTYPIELERAKNPTDLNQLFKKVFYPGGETNYYFSSIVKSNFEQPFIPISKLKEIRNKFQEDFLKSIQNITNLEIEENVVIRSYLKNSNKLPFITRFKDVELNTQLKEDGNYLLPLAPVIFDSERYLLELKEFLEEHRNKKFIIGLNNIGHINFINQLNPKLSYYCDYGLFAINRYSRKYLSTLIPNLKWVTKWVEEDNILEYPPIFISRTCFKAQMDGCPTNCKKEFDFKVNQNGNKTVIVRDCITYTFNESTSK, from the coding sequence ATGAATAATAAAAACCCTGAAATTCTGGCTCCTGGAGGGGACTTTAACAGTGCATTACACGCTTTTGAAAGTGGGGCAGATGCAGTATACCTAGGCTTGCAATCCTACTCTGCAAGAAAAAGGGCAAAAAATTTTACATTAGATGACTTAAGAAGATTAAAAACATTTTGTTTTGAAAATAATAAAAAAATATATGTAGCCTTAAACACCCTTCTAAAAGATGATGAGATAGAGAATATCTACCCATTATTAAAGCAGTTAGAAGAGATTGAAGTAGATGCTGTTATAGTACAAGACCTAGGATTAGCTTATATAATAAAAGAGAATACAAATCTTGTTTTACACGGATCAACACAACTTGCAGCCCATAATATTGACGGAGTTATAGCTCTAAAAAATATGGGTTTCTCTAGAGTTGTTCTTAGTAGAGAACTCTCCTTAAATGAGATTGATAAAATTAAAAAAACGATACCAGAGATGGAGTTAGAAGTTTTTATCCATGGGGCACTATGTTATGGATTTTCAGGTCTTTGTCTTGCCTCTTCAAAATTAATAGGAAGGTCCGCAAACAGAGGGGAGTGTGGGCAAATCTGTAGAACCTGGTTTAATAACAGTGGAAAAAAAGAGTATTGCTTCTCTATGAATGATCTATCCTTGAAAGAGAATATAATTAAATTAAAGGAAATTGGTGTAGAGTCCCTAAAAATAGAGGGACGAATGAAAGGGCCTAACTATGCAGCCTCCACATCCGAGCTCTATTACAAAATACTTAATAATAAAAAATACAATGAAGTCTTAAAAAGAACAGAAATTGATTTTAATAGAAGTGGCCAGGATATCTACCTAACAAATAGAGAGAGGTCAGGCCGAATAAACGTACAATATCCTGGACATTTAGGTCGAGTTATTGGGGAGATTAGAGAGAGTAAAAATAACACAATAAGTGTAGAAACAGACGAAAATATTGAAAACCGAGATGGTTTAATGATACTTAGTAACATTAGGGGAGAGGAACCATACAAATTTTCTGCTAATATTCTAGAAAAAACGAAGGGAAAATATATACTAAAAACACCTCTTCCTAAGAACTCACAGAAAACTTTATACAAAATATCAAATCATGATAAACACCTAAAAGAGGAGAAGTCCACAAAATTTAAACCTTGGAAAAAAGATATAGAGTTACAGATAACAGTTAAAAAGGAGTCTATAATCATCATAGCAGCTGGTAGTAAGTTCACCTACCCTATAGAGTTAGAGAGAGCTAAAAACCCTACAGATCTAAACCAACTCTTTAAAAAGGTCTTTTATCCAGGAGGTGAGACAAACTACTACTTTTCATCTATTGTAAAAAGCAACTTTGAACAACCTTTTATTCCAATCTCTAAACTAAAGGAGATTAGAAATAAATTTCAGGAAGATTTTTTAAAGAGTATACAAAATATAACAAACCTTGAAATAGAAGAAAATGTTGTTATACGTAGTTATCTAAAAAACAGTAATAAACTTCCATTTATTACAAGGTTCAAGGATGTAGAATTAAATACCCAATTAAAAGAGGATGGAAACTACCTTCTTCCACTAGCTCCAGTAATATTTGATTCAGAGAGATATCTTTTAGAACTAAAAGAGTTTTTAGAGGAGCATAGGAATAAAAAATTTATAATTGGTCTTAATAATATTGGACATATAAACTTTATTAATCAGCTAAACCCAAAACTCTCCTATTATTGTGATTATGGACTATTTGCAATAAACAGATATAGTAGGAAGTACCTCTCTACCCTTATTCCCAACCTTAAATGGGTTACAAAATGGGTAGAAGAGGATAATATTTTAGAGTATCCCCCAATCTTTATTAGTAGGACCTGTTTTAAGGCTCAGATGGATGGATGTCCAACAAACTGTAAAAAAGAGTTTGATTTTAAAGTAAACCAAAACGGAAATAAAACCGTTATAGTTAGGGATTGTATCACCTACACTTTTAACGAGTCTACATCTAAATAG
- a CDS encoding iron-containing alcohol dehydrogenase, giving the protein MFTLSKSSPELYINSNTPLELGNKLKDIGGRILLICSTNVKDKHSIETLKKSLKSINLTFIQYDQKSNFISHDELKELQIRAENFNVSSIISIGDINERMSGRYLAQTLSLYYFELPTTYNNPYLLIPQAIFANRIGTKSQSINLSYDRINSIEIANDFLRQEDDIDSTLNSISMLLVLAELFTNKENNPIAKYESRNLFLRLLDDVDNKNINSNNLLRYGLTVALYHGASTLSELNITEYTWLVGSRFKCSPHIIGTKLLPRLLEINNEEELSIKIMELLHSNGLSNRLADLGYTLKQFSEINSDNSKTMEVVERAF; this is encoded by the coding sequence ATGTTTACACTTTCTAAGAGTAGCCCGGAATTATATATAAATTCAAATACTCCTTTAGAATTAGGCAATAAATTAAAAGATATTGGTGGAAGGATTCTCCTTATCTGTTCTACCAATGTTAAAGATAAACATTCAATTGAAACTTTAAAAAAAAGCTTAAAGAGTATTAATCTAACATTTATCCAGTATGATCAAAAGAGTAATTTTATTAGTCATGATGAATTGAAAGAGCTTCAAATTCGGGCTGAAAATTTTAATGTATCATCAATTATCTCTATTGGAGATATAAATGAGAGAATGAGCGGTAGATATTTAGCTCAGACACTATCTCTATACTATTTTGAACTCCCAACAACATATAATAATCCTTACCTATTAATACCCCAAGCAATATTTGCAAACAGGATTGGAACTAAATCCCAATCAATTAACTTATCCTACGATAGAATTAATAGTATAGAAATTGCAAATGACTTTTTACGTCAAGAGGATGATATTGACTCGACTCTAAACTCAATATCTATGTTATTAGTCCTAGCAGAGCTTTTTACAAATAAAGAGAATAATCCTATTGCAAAATATGAGAGTAGGAACCTATTTCTAAGATTATTAGATGATGTAGATAATAAAAATATTAATTCAAATAACCTTTTAAGATACGGTTTAACTGTTGCACTTTATCACGGAGCATCAACTTTATCAGAATTAAACATTACAGAATATACATGGTTAGTTGGATCTAGATTTAAATGTTCCCCCCATATAATTGGAACAAAACTACTTCCTAGACTTCTGGAAATAAATAATGAAGAAGAACTATCTATTAAAATAATGGAACTATTACACTCAAATGGGTTATCCAATAGGTTAGCGGACCTAGGCTACACTTTAAAACAGTTTTCAGAAATAAATAGTGATAATAGCAAGACTATGGAAGTTGTAGAAAGAGCATTTTGA